CAGGTATTGCAGGATCACCGGGGCGAATTGGCCGATCATGCCACTGTCCATGCCCAGGGCGCTGAAGGCGGTATTGAGGTCGTTGGTGTCTTTCACGTTACCCAGCAGGCCGTCCAGGCCGCTGGTCTTGCTGCCGCCGGTCTGGCCGAGCATCCCGCTCAAGGCGCCGAGGCTGCCCAGGGCATTGTTGCCCGACAACTGATCCAGGCCGGGCACGCTGTTGCCCAGTTGCGAATAGTCATTGCCGCTCAGTTTGTTCTTGGCCAGGCCCAGCATGGCGCCGGTGCCGCCAACCGCTTGTTCGGGGGTGATGTTCAGTTGCGAGGTCAGCGCGCCGAGCAGGCTGGCCGTCTCGGACGACGGCGCGGCGGCAGCGGCTTTGTTGCTACCGCCTTGCATACCGGCAATGGCATTGGCCGCGTCGCCAAGGCTGAAACCTGCGGCAAATACCGGGGTGGCGGCCAGGCTCATCAGGCAGGAAAAGGCGAAACCGCGTGAAATCTTCATTGAAACAACCTCTGGCTATATAGGTGCAAAAGCAGGCGTTTGACTGGGCATTCCGGGGGATTGTTCCCACACCCGCATCCGAATCGCCCTGCCCTGCGTATAGGCTTGATACGCCGCCCGGAGCAAGATGGAATGAGCGCCCAAGCTGAACTAACCTCTGCCTACCGTGCGCAGTCCCGTCGCCCTCGAACGAGAGCCTGGAGAAGCCCTATTACGCTCACTGATGCTGACCCCTTGCGGCCCCTGCTGGCCCAATGCGCCTTGGGCAATCGCCAGGCGTTCGAAACGCTCTATCACCGTGTTTCGCCACGCCTGCACGGGGTCGCAATGCGCTTCATGGGCCGCCAGGACCTGGCCGAAGAGGTGCTGCAGGAAGCCTTCGTGCGCATCTGGTACAACGCCTCGCGCTACGAAGCCCACCTGGCGGCGCCGATGACCTGGATGATCAACATCACCCGCAACCTGGCCATCGACCAACTGCGTAAACGCCGCGAACAGCCTTTGGCCGACGGCCAACAGGACGCCCTGCTTGACGAAGGCCCCAGCGCCCACGACCTGCTCGACAGCGAACGCGAAGCCCGTGCGCTGAACCGCTGCCTCGATACCCTCGACGGCATGCAGCGTCAATCGATCACCGTGGCTTACTTCCAGGGCCTGTCGTGCTCGCAGTTGGCCGAACACTTGGCCGCGCCCCTGGGCTCAGTCAAATCCTGGATTCGCCGCGGCATGGAGCGCCTGCGCAGGTGCCTTGAATCATGAACTACCAAACCACCACCCTGCGCCGCGCCCTCGCCGCCGACTACGCCATCGGCCTGATGCCTGCCACCGCCCGTCGACGTTTTGATGCGCTTTTGCTGGACGATGCCGCGTTGCGTGTCGAACTGGGCCATTGGCAATCCGCCCTCGCCAGCCTTACCGGCGAGCTGCCCGAGTACCCGGTGCCGGCGCACGTTTGGGCAGGTATCCAGGCCCGCATCGAGCCCCAGGCCCTGCACATACCGGCGAAAAAACCGTTGTGGCTGAACCTGCGGCTGTGGGCGGCCGCCTTCGGGGTCGTCATCGCCGTGCTGGTGGGCGTGCTGTACCAGCGCGACCTGGGCGTGGAATACAACGCCACACTGGTCGCCGCCAACCAACAACCGGCGTTGCAGATAAAGGCGTTTGCCGACCACCTGCAAATCGAACCGTTGGCCTTGGCTGCGGTAGAGCCGACGCGTGATTTGGAACTGTGGTTCATCCCGCCCGGTGGCAAACCCATCTCACTGGGGCTGGTGCCGGCTGCCGGCAAGGGGCGAATCGAGTTGAGCAAGGAGCAACAAGCATTGTTGACCGCGCCGCTGACCTTGGCCGTAAGCCTGGAACCGCGCGGCGGTTCGCCGACCGGCCAACCGACGGGGCCGGTGCTGTATCAGGGCCAATTGGCATCACTGTAAGCTGAACAGGGCCAGGAACCCATCGCGCCTATCGAAGTCCATGACAAGTGTGAAAGCCCTGTCAGGAAAATCTCAATGAGCGCGAATCGCCCCACAGTGATTGAACAGAAGCCCCCATTCTGAAACCGTCCTCGCCTGTCGGTGTATCAAGGCGTACTGGCTAGTCGCTGACAGCGTCAAAACCTAGGTGGGAGGGGGCTTGCTCATGGCGGAGGTCAGCCGACGGCTGCAATCGTAGGCATGCGCCTGGACTTAAGTAGTCCATTTCCGAAACGTTAACACCGCCCCTGCATGCGTCTTACCTCGCTTGTAGCGCCTTCTTATAGTCGTGCGCCACAGTCCTGGAGGTGCACGCGATGCAGGGAGCCTATGCATTTATCAATGAACGGCCGCAGCCTTATCCGTTGCTCAAACTGAGCCTTTCGCTCAACCCAAATACCCAAACCAAGTTCGATACCCTCAACCAACACATTCGCAACACCGTAGTACTGCCTGGACATTTGGTCATTATCGGGGACAGCCGAACAGCTTCCTGTACCGCTGAAGAAGCTCGCTTGATG
The genomic region above belongs to Pseudomonas sp. S35 and contains:
- a CDS encoding anti-sigma factor, with protein sequence MNYQTTTLRRALAADYAIGLMPATARRRFDALLLDDAALRVELGHWQSALASLTGELPEYPVPAHVWAGIQARIEPQALHIPAKKPLWLNLRLWAAAFGVVIAVLVGVLYQRDLGVEYNATLVAANQQPALQIKAFADHLQIEPLALAAVEPTRDLELWFIPPGGKPISLGLVPAAGKGRIELSKEQQALLTAPLTLAVSLEPRGGSPTGQPTGPVLYQGQLASL
- a CDS encoding sigma-70 family RNA polymerase sigma factor, coding for MSAQAELTSAYRAQSRRPRTRAWRSPITLTDADPLRPLLAQCALGNRQAFETLYHRVSPRLHGVAMRFMGRQDLAEEVLQEAFVRIWYNASRYEAHLAAPMTWMINITRNLAIDQLRKRREQPLADGQQDALLDEGPSAHDLLDSEREARALNRCLDTLDGMQRQSITVAYFQGLSCSQLAEHLAAPLGSVKSWIRRGMERLRRCLES
- a CDS encoding DUF2780 domain-containing protein — translated: MKISRGFAFSCLMSLAATPVFAAGFSLGDAANAIAGMQGGSNKAAAAAPSSETASLLGALTSQLNITPEQAVGGTGAMLGLAKNKLSGNDYSQLGNSVPGLDQLSGNNALGSLGALSGMLGQTGGSKTSGLDGLLGNVKDTNDLNTAFSALGMDSGMIGQFAPVILQYLGGQGASSSVLGKLAQAWGTGS